One genomic segment of Mangifera indica cultivar Alphonso chromosome 6, CATAS_Mindica_2.1, whole genome shotgun sequence includes these proteins:
- the LOC123219333 gene encoding PHD finger protein ALFIN-LIKE 4-like — protein MDGGGGGGGGAGAQYNPRTVEEVFRDFKGRRAGMIKALTSDVDEFYQLCDPEKENLCLYGFPSEQWEVNLPAEEVPPELPEPALGINFARDGMQEKDWLSLVAVHSDAWLLAVAFYFGARFGFDKADRKRLFNMINDLPTIFEVVTGAAMKQVKEKTSVSNHSSNKSKSNSKPQRGSESQGKYLKQLQPKDEDDGLDDEDEDEHGETLCGACGENYASDEFWICCDICEIWFHGKCVKITPARAEHIKQYKCPSCSNKRTRP, from the exons ATGGACGGCGGGGGAGGTGGCGGAGGCGGCGCCGGAGCTCAGTACAATCCGCGCACAGTGGAGGAGGTGTTTAGAGATTTCAAGGGACGGAGAGCTGGCATGATCAAAGCTCTCACTTCAG ATGTTGATGAATTCTATCAACTGTGTGATCCTG AGAAGGAGAATCTCTGCTTGTATGGCTTCCCTAGTGAGCAATGGGAAGTCAACTTACCAGCTGAAGAAGTGCCTCCGGAGCTTCCAGAGCCAGCTTTGGGTATCAACTTTGCAAGAGATGGCATGCAAGAAAAGGACTGGCTGTCTTTAGTTGCTGTCCACAGTGATGCATGGCTGCTGGCTGTTGCATTTTATTTTGGTGCCAGATTTGGATTTGATAAGGCTGACAG AAAACGactttttaatatgataaatgatCTTCCAACAATATTTGAAGTTGTGACTGGTGCTGCAATGAAACAAGTAAAGGAGAAGACATCAGTTTCAAATCATAGTAGCAACAAATCCAAGTCAAATTCCAAACCG CAACGGGGATCTGAATCTCAGGGGAAGTACCTGAAGCAATTGCAGCcgaaagatgaagatgatggcttggatgatgaagatgaagatgagcaTGGTGAAACTTTGTGTGGGGCATGTGGTGAGAACTATGCATCAGATGAATTCTGGATTTGCTGTGACATCTGCGAAATATGGTTCCATGGGAAGTGTGTGAAAATCACCCCAGCTAGGGCTGAGCATATCAAGCAGTACAAGTGTCCTTCGTGCAGCAACAAGAGAACTCGCCCATGA
- the LOC123218749 gene encoding nuclear transcription factor Y subunit A-3-like isoform X2, with translation MTMQNLCEKNSGASSTLATMLYDVTCPSWDSSTESCAKQSSISKSFSLKLGVPLVHILKSEQLNFQPQDQDSSSTQSTGQSCPKEASVKDSNTNGQTIVSAASGVDGSHEKPVGEFSTSMGSQDFVFAPSHVDYNNAIAPVQLHSAEPYFGGLFAPIYGPQAMIHPPQTVGMAPARVPLPLDISEDEPIYVNAKQYQAILRRRKLRAKLEAQNRLIKSRKPYLHESRHRHALNRARGSGGRFLNTKKLQGSMPTSDGVDMFGSAELLMTANSAESGVHPGTYREAASTTALSEITSASSGEDIFQQAEFRFSGYPSHTLQGCSADMNDSGRLQRLLSSVE, from the exons ATGACAATGCAAAACTTGTGTGAGAAAAATTCTGGTGCAAGTTCTACCCTTGCAACAATGCTTTATGATGTGACTTGTCCTTCGTGGGATAGCTCAACTGAGTCATGTGCTAAACAATCATCTATCTCAAAAAGCTTTAGCTTGAAACTGGGAGTTCCTCTGGTGCATATTCTGAAGTCTGAGCAGTTGAATTTTCAACCTCAAGACCAGGATTCATCATCTACTCAATCAACTGGTCAATCCTGCCCTAAAGAGGCTAGTGTGAAGGATAGCAATACTAATGGGCAAACAATAGTATCAGCAGCATCAG GAGTTGATGGAAGTCATGAGAAACCCGTGGGAGAATTTTCCACATCAATGGGATCTCAGGATTTTGTCTTCGCTCCTTCACATGTTGACTATAACAATGCGATT GCTCCTGTTCAACTTCATTCTGCTGAACCATACTTTGGTGGCTTATTTGCTCCTATTTATGGGCCACAGGCTATG ATTCATCCTCCTCAAACGGTGGGAATGGCACCAGCTCGAGTGCCACTGCCTTTGGATATTAGCGAAGATGAGCCCATTTATGTCAATGCTAAACAGTATCAAGCTATTCTCAGGAGGAGGAAGCTTCGTGCTAAGCTTGAAGCTCAAAACCGACTCATCAAAAGTCGCAAG CCATATCTTCATGAGTCTCGTCATAGGCATGCACTCAATCGAGCTAGAGGATCTGGTGGGCGCTTTCTGAACACAAAGAAGCTCCAAGGATCTATGCCAACAAGTGAcggtgtcgatatgtttggctCTGCTGAGTTACTCATGACTGCTAATTCGGCAGAATCTGGAGTTCATCCTGGAACCTATAGAGAAGCTGCTTCCACTACAGCCTTGTCTGAAATCACAAGTGCCTCCAGTGGCGAAGACATCTTCCAGCAGGCAGAATTCAGGTTCTCTGGCTACCCCTCACACACACTGCAAGGTTGCTCAGCTGATATGAATGACAGTGGGCGCCTGCAGCGCCTCCTGTCTTCTGTTGAGTAG
- the LOC123218749 gene encoding nuclear transcription factor Y subunit A-3-like isoform X1: MTMQNLCEKNSGASSTLATMLYDVTCPSWDSSTESCAKQSSISKSFSLKLGVPLVHILKSEQLNFQPQDQDSSSTQSTGQSCPKEASVKDSNTNGQTIVSAASGVDGSHEKPVGEFSTSMGSQDFVFAPSHVDYNNAIAPVQLHSAEPYFGGLFAPIYGPQAMQIHPPQTVGMAPARVPLPLDISEDEPIYVNAKQYQAILRRRKLRAKLEAQNRLIKSRKPYLHESRHRHALNRARGSGGRFLNTKKLQGSMPTSDGVDMFGSAELLMTANSAESGVHPGTYREAASTTALSEITSASSGEDIFQQAEFRFSGYPSHTLQGCSADMNDSGRLQRLLSSVE; this comes from the exons ATGACAATGCAAAACTTGTGTGAGAAAAATTCTGGTGCAAGTTCTACCCTTGCAACAATGCTTTATGATGTGACTTGTCCTTCGTGGGATAGCTCAACTGAGTCATGTGCTAAACAATCATCTATCTCAAAAAGCTTTAGCTTGAAACTGGGAGTTCCTCTGGTGCATATTCTGAAGTCTGAGCAGTTGAATTTTCAACCTCAAGACCAGGATTCATCATCTACTCAATCAACTGGTCAATCCTGCCCTAAAGAGGCTAGTGTGAAGGATAGCAATACTAATGGGCAAACAATAGTATCAGCAGCATCAG GAGTTGATGGAAGTCATGAGAAACCCGTGGGAGAATTTTCCACATCAATGGGATCTCAGGATTTTGTCTTCGCTCCTTCACATGTTGACTATAACAATGCGATT GCTCCTGTTCAACTTCATTCTGCTGAACCATACTTTGGTGGCTTATTTGCTCCTATTTATGGGCCACAGGCTATG CAGATTCATCCTCCTCAAACGGTGGGAATGGCACCAGCTCGAGTGCCACTGCCTTTGGATATTAGCGAAGATGAGCCCATTTATGTCAATGCTAAACAGTATCAAGCTATTCTCAGGAGGAGGAAGCTTCGTGCTAAGCTTGAAGCTCAAAACCGACTCATCAAAAGTCGCAAG CCATATCTTCATGAGTCTCGTCATAGGCATGCACTCAATCGAGCTAGAGGATCTGGTGGGCGCTTTCTGAACACAAAGAAGCTCCAAGGATCTATGCCAACAAGTGAcggtgtcgatatgtttggctCTGCTGAGTTACTCATGACTGCTAATTCGGCAGAATCTGGAGTTCATCCTGGAACCTATAGAGAAGCTGCTTCCACTACAGCCTTGTCTGAAATCACAAGTGCCTCCAGTGGCGAAGACATCTTCCAGCAGGCAGAATTCAGGTTCTCTGGCTACCCCTCACACACACTGCAAGGTTGCTCAGCTGATATGAATGACAGTGGGCGCCTGCAGCGCCTCCTGTCTTCTGTTGAGTAG
- the LOC123219635 gene encoding ankyrin repeat-containing protein BDA1-like, with protein sequence MSMWIFIHPPTPEPTLKWIGFICHLTQLDKKNDPFILYKISLTRFTGTPLHISALLGHVEFTKAIVSQKPQLGAELDTFELSPLHPAVAEGHSEIVKELLLANKDSSMFTDQEGRNPLHLAAIRGRVEVIKELISAKPESIFEPIRGETALHLCVKHNHLGALKVLVTSVDDEEFLNFKNLEGNSILQVSTMLQQYETTSYLLSVPKHESGFELLDQKWLSSL encoded by the exons ATGTCCATGTGGATATTCATACACCCTCCCACACCTGAACCCACCTTAAAGTGGATAGGATTTATATGCCACCTTACTCAACTAGACAAAAAA AATGATCCATTCATTCTCTATAAAATTTCACTCACTCGCTTCACTGGAACTCCCTTGCACATCTCAGCTTTGCTTGGTCATGTTGAGTTCACCAAGGCTATTGTGAGCCAAAAGCCTCAACTTGGCGCAGAGTTGGACACTTTCGAACTCTCACCTCTTCACCCGGCTGTCGCTGAGGGCCACAGCGAAATTGTCAAAGAGCTGTTACTAGCAAATAAGGATTCGAGTATGTTTACTGACCAAGAGGGGAGAAATCCTCTCCATTTGGCTGCAATAAGAGGGAGAGTTGAGGTGATAAAAGAGCTTATAAGTGCAAAACCTGAGTCAATTTTTGAGCCAATCCGTGGAGAAACAGCTTTACATTTGTGTGTTAAGCACAATCATTTGGGTGCACTCAAAGTATTGGTGACATCAGTTGATGATGAGgaatttctcaacttcaaaaacCTTGAAGGAAACTCTATCTTGCAAGTATCTACTATGTTGCAGCAGTATGAG ACCACTAGCTACTTGCTTTCCGTGCCAAAACATGAGAGTGGATTTGAACTCCTTGATCAAAAATGGCTTTCCAGCCTTTGA
- the LOC123218630 gene encoding ankyrin repeat-containing protein BDA1-like: protein MEIQAQEAAQNDTQILYEASMRGCVATLNTLIQNDPFILHKISLTPFTETPLHISALLGHVEFTRAIVSQNPQLVTELDSFKRSPLHLAAAEGHREIVKELLITNKEVSMVADQEGRIPLHFAAMRGRVEVIQELVSAKPESILVQLQGETALHLCVKHNHLDALKVLVASVDDEEFLNSKNLEGNSILQVSAILQQYETASYLLSVPKIRVDLNSLIKNGFPAFDGSCRNGTSQSNLQKNPIKETTTKVKTTQAPQKFKSIITSFVKWRRLSKHKSDRYESTRGHLMVAATVIATMSFQIATNPPGGCWQEDTDHSKNKTCPNEGTCRAGTAIHAHTDEYHSLTIASIISFSASLSIILWLISGVPLRNRVSVGILQVKMWVTLCFVAYAYVMSISLVHDETLDSSNSLWLQVPWEIWALSLIGIIFIHVVRFCWWVLKKLIFVAKWCCFKKKKQLGQPVVSV from the exons ATGGAGATTCAAGCTCAGGAAGCAGCTCAAAATGACACTCAAATTCTGTATGAAGCAAGCATGAGGGGATGTGTAGCCACCTTGAACACATTGATACAGAATGATCCATTCATTCTCCATAAAATTTCACTCACTCCCTTCACTGAAACTCCCTTGCACATCTCAGCTTTGCTTGGTCATGTTGAGTTCACCAGGGCGATTGTGAGCCAAAACCCTCAACTTGTCACAGAGTTGGACTCTTTCAAACGCTCACCTCTTCACTTGGCTGCTGCTGAGGGCCACAGGGAGATTGTCAAAGAGTTGTTAATAACAAACAAGGAAGTAAGTATGGTTGCTGACCAAGAGGGGAGAATTCCTCTCCATTTCGCTGCAATGAGAGGGAGAGTTGAGGTGATACAAGAGCTAGTAAGTGCAAAACCTGAGTCAATTCTTGTGCAACTCCAGGGAGAAACAGCTTTACATTTGTGTGTTAAGCATAATCATTTGGATGCGCTCAAAGTATTGGTGGCATCAGTTGATGATGAGGAGTTTCTCAATTCCAAAAACCTTGAAGGGAACTCTATCTTGCAAGTATCTGCTATATTGCAGCAATATGAG ACCGCTAGCTACTTGCTTTCCGTGCCGAAAATAAGAGTGGATTTGAACTCCTTGATCAAAAATGGCTTTCCAGCCTTTGATGGAAGCTGCAGAAATGGCACAAGTCAAAGCAATTTACAGAAGAATCCCATCAAAGAAACAACCACCAAAGTTAAAACCACCCAAGCACcccaaaaatttaaatcaataataacatcATTCGTCAAATGGAGAAGGCTCAGCAAGCACAAGAGCGATCGCTATGAAAGCACAAGAGGCCACTTGATGGTGGCGGCCACTGTGATTGCCACCATGAGTTTCCAGATTGCAACAAATCCACCAGGTGGCTGCTGGCAAGAAGACACCGatcattcaaaaaataaaacctgCCCAAATGAGGGAACTTGCAGAGCTGGAACTGCAATTCATGCACACACTGATGAGTACCACTCCTTAACAATCGCGAGCATAATCTCATTCTCGGCATCGCTCAGCATAATTTTGTGGCTCATTAGTGGAGTTCCTCTCAGGAATAGAGTTTCTGTGGGAATTTTGCAGGTAAAAATGTGGGTTACGTTGTGCTTTGTTGCCTATGCATACGTTATGTCAATAAGCTTGGTACATGATGAAACACTTGATAGTTCGAATAGCCTGTGGCTTCAGGTCCCCTGGGAAATTTGGGCTTTGTCGCTTATcggtataatttttatacatgtaGTAAGATTTTGCTGGTGGGTGTTGAAGAAGCTGATTTTTGTGGCTAAATGGTGctgttttaagaagaaaaaacagcTTGGTCAGCCTGTGGTCAGTGTTTAG
- the LOC123217945 gene encoding solute carrier family 25 member 44-like: MNLRAAEDEESVSVSVSGQEIDVPSDIDWQMLDKWKFFLHGAALFSGVSAALYPVVVLKTRQQVGQCQVSCVKTATFVVRNEGFRALYRGFGTSLMGTIPARALYMGALEVTKSKVGSFTVRLGFNEGTAATIANAVAGLTAAMAAQLVWTPIDVVSQRLMVANGKDCRYVNGIDAFRKIVRTDGARGLYRGFGISILTYAPSNAVWWASYSVAQRVVWGGIGWHISRKDAYGVGGGDDGEGSMNIIRPDAKMVMAVQGVSAAMAGGVSALITMPLDTIKTRLQVLDGEDSGRRGPTVGQTVRNLVREGGWMACYRGLGPRWASMSISATTMITTYEFLKRLSTKNREVLT, translated from the coding sequence ATGAATTTAAGAGCAGCGGAAGATGAAGAATCGGTTTCGGTATCGGTATCCGGTCAAGAAATTGACGTACCGAGCGATATAGATTGGCAAATGTTAGACAAATGGAAGTTTTTCTTACATGGGGCGGCGCTGTTTTCCGGGGTTTCGGCAGCCCTTTATCCTGTAGTTGTGTTAAAGACAAGACAACAAGTGGGTCAGTGTCAAGTTTCATGTGTAAAAACTGCAACTTTTGTGGTGAGAAATGAGGGCTTTAGGGCTTTGTATAGAGGGTTTGGGACTTCATTGATGGGTACAATCCCTGCTAGGGCGCTCTACATGGGGGCTTTAGAGGTTACAAAGAGTAAAGTTGGGAGCTTCACTGTTAGATTAGGGTTTAATGAGGGGACTGCAGCTACAATTGCAAATGCTGTTGCAGGGTTGACTGCAGCCATGGCTGCTCAACTTGTGTGGACTCCAATTGATGTTGTGAGTCAAAGGTTAATGGTTGCTAATGGAAAAGATTGTAGATATGTAAATGGGATTGACGCATTTAGGAAGATTGTTAGGACCGATGGGGCAAGAGGATTGTATAGGGGATTTGGAATATCAATCCTGACATATGCACCATCTAATGCAGTATGGTGGGCATCATACTCCGTGGCTCAAAGGGTGGTTTGGGGAGGGATTGGTTGGCATATTTCAAGGAAAGATGCATATGGTGTTGGTGGTGGAGATGATGGTGAGGGAAGTATGAATATCATTAGGCCGGATGCAAAAATGGTAATGGCAGTTCAGGGAGTGAGTGCAGCAATGGCAGGTGGTGTATCGGCCTTAATTACAATGCCACTTGATACAATTAAGACTAGGTTGCAGGTCTTGGATGGGGAAGACAGTGGCAGGCGCGGACCAACTGTTGGGCAGACTGTTAGGAATTTGGTTAGGGAAGGTGGTTGGATGGCTTGTTATAGGGGATTGGGGCCAAGGTGGGCATCAATGTCTATTTCTGCAACAACTATGATCACTACTTATGAGTTTCTGAAACGCCTCTCAACTAAAAATCGAGAGGTTTTGACATGA
- the LOC123219636 gene encoding ankyrin repeat-containing protein ITN1-like gives MEIQAEEAAQNDTQMLYEASMRGCVATLNTLIQNDPIILHKISLTRFTETPLHISALLGHVEFTKAIVSQKPQLVTELDSFKRSPLHLAAAEGHGEIVKELLIANKDVRGENSSPFGCNEREILVSSVDDEEFLNSKNLQGNSILQVSVILQQYETISKLLSVPKIRVDLNSLTKNGFPAFDGICRNGTIQRNLQNNLIKETTTKAKTIQAPQIFKSIITSFSKWRRLSKHKSDRYEGTRGNLMVVATLIATMSFQIATNPPSGYWQEDTDHSKAKTCPKGEICRAGTAIHAYTDEYYYLTIASTVSFSASLSIILWLISGVALRNRVSVGILVVKMWISVLFIANAYFSSFILVIPNVVSLSHPAFEAFSQVWAWSLVAIIFMHAIRLCWWVLKKLIFVAKWCCFKKKKQLDQPVVSV, from the exons ATGGAGATTCAAGCTGAGGAAGCAGCTCAAAATGACACTCAAATGCTGTATGAAGCAAGCATGAGGGGATGTGTAGCCACCTTGAACACATTGATACAGAATGATCCAATCATTCTCCATAAAATTTCACTCACTCGCTTCACTGAAACTCCCTTGCATATCTCAGCTTTGCTTGGTCATGTTGAGTTCACCAAAGCTATTGTGAGCCAAAAGCCTCAGCTTGTCACAGAGTTGGACTCTTTCAAACGCTCACCTCTTCACTTGGCTGCTGCTGAGGGCCACGGTGAAATTGTCAAAGAGCTGTTAATAGCAAATAAGGATGTAAGAGGGGAGAATTCCTCTCCATTTGGCTGCAATGAGAGGGAGA TATTGGTGTCATCAGTTGATGATGAAGAGTTTCTCAATTCCAAAAACCTTCAAGGGAACTCTATCTTGCAAGTATCTGTTATATTGCAACAATATGAG ACCATTAGCAAATTGCTTTCCGTGCCGAAAATAAGAGTGGATCTGAACTCCTTGACCAAAAATGGCTTTCCAGCCTTCGATGGAATCTGCAGAAATGGCACAATTCAAAGGAATTTACAGAACAATCTCATCAAAGAAACAACCACCAAAGCTAAAACCATCCAAGCACcccaaatatttaaatcaataataacatcATTCTCCAAATGGAGAAGGCTCAGCAAGCACAAGAGCGATCGCTATGAAGGAACAAGAGGCAACTTGATGGTGGTGGCCACTTTGATTGCCACCATGAGTTTCCAGATTGCAACAAATCCACCAAGTGGCTACTGGCAAGAAGACACCGATCATTCGAAAGCTAAAACCTGCCCAAAGGGGGAAATTTGCAGAGCTGGAACTGCAATTCATGCATACACTGATGAGTACTACTACTTAACAATCGCGAGCACAGTCTCATTCTCGGCATCGCTCAGCATAATTTTGTGGCTCATTAGTGGAGTTGCTCTCAGGAATAGAGTTTCTGTGGGAATTTTGGTGGTAAAAATGTGGATTTCGGTGCTCTTTATTGCCAATGCATACTTTTCCTCATTTATCTTGGTAATACCAAATGTTGTGAGTTTAAGTCACCCGGCGTTTGAGGCCTTCTCGCAGGTTTGGGCTTGGTCGCTTGTCGCTATTATTTTTATGCATGCAATAAGACTTTGCTGGTGGGTGTTGAAGAAGCTGATTTTTGTGGCTAAATGGTGctgttttaagaagaaaaaacagcTTGATCAGCCTGTGGTGAGTGTTTAG